The genomic window TCAAGTTCACCCCCGAGGGTGGCCGGGTGGGCATCACCAGTTCGGTCTCGGACTCCGAAGGCGGCGGACTGGCGCTGGTGGAGGTCGCGGACAACGGCCTGGGCATCCCCGAGCACGATCTTCCCCACATCTTCACCCGCTTCTACCGGGCCTCCAATGCTACGTCCGCGGCAGTCCCCGGCAGTGGCCTGGGACTGGCGATAGCGCACGACATCATCAGCCGGCACATGGGCCGCATGTTCCTGGATTCCACCCTGGGGTCCGGAACCACGGTGTCCGTGGAGCTGCCCGTGGGCGGTCCGTAATCACCCGCCCCGCGCTGTGACAGCCCTGTCAACGCGGGGCCGGCGCTAGTGCGCTGTGGTCACTAATGCTCGACATACTGCTAAACAAAAACTGATGCCCCGGGCAGCAGCCCGGGGCATCAATTGACGTTATTTGGCCTTGAGAGGCTCTCCCCCAATGTTTAGTTTGGCCACCAACCGATGCTTGTTGTGCTCGTCTTGGTGGTGGTGATGCTGTTCGGCCACCAGCCGATTGCCGTGCTGTCCTGCGAAGGCTCGGCATTAGCCGGGGCAGCGAATCCCGTTACTGCCAGAACCGCCGCCATGAGCAGGGTTGCCGCAAATTTTTTCATCCGCTATGCCCTTTCGTACTGATGCGAATTTGTTGTCTGTGACTTGAATAAAGTCACGCTGCAAACTATACGAGCTTTTCTTCCGCAATGACATGGATAATGGGCACATGCAAAGTCCGCACCTCGCCTCCCACCTCGTTGCCGGTCTCACGGCACGCGCCAAATGGAAGGAACGGGACTTCGACGAGGCCTACCGCCTTGCCGGAGACGCTGCAGGGCTGGCCACCATCGCCGGAGATGACGAGTCCTGGTGGAACATGCGGTATCTGCAGGCAGAGTGCCTCCGCGACCAGGGCCGGATCGATGAATACCTCAACGTCGCCCTGGAACTGAACGACCACGCCCTGACCGCGTCCTCGCCCGAGCTTGGAGCCAAGGCAGGAACCATGGTTGCCGTGGCTTTCCAAGGGTTGGGCAGGCTCCCCGAAGCGGCCACCATGGCTGCTGATGCGGCGAAACTCGCGGCCAGGGATCCCGAATTGCTGTACGTCCAAATCCTGGCCCAGCGTGCCCTGATCGCGGCGTTGGCCGAGAGCCGGCTCCTGGACGATGCCTGGCGCGAATCCCTGGTTCTGGAAACCCTGCTGACCGACGACGTCGATGAAGACACCGCCGGCAAGGGCTACTGGGTGATCGGCAATGTGGCATTCCTGGTCAATCGCGTTGCCGACGGCGGCCGATATCACGACCTCGCGGCCGAAAGGCTGTCGCCGTCCAAAGACGTTGATTTGTGGGCTCGATTCAACCGGGCTTCAGCGGAAATGCGCCTTCAGGCCAAACTCAGTGACGCCGCAACCCTTCGCTGCATTGAAAGGGCTGAGCTGGCAACGGACATTGTGGGCGGCTCCGAGCGGGACCACCTGGAAATGTCGCTGGTCCGCGCCCACTGGTATTTCCTTGGCGGCGATATTCTGCAGGCCATCGCCATCCTTGAACCCTTGTGCGCCCGGTCTTCCATTCTGGCAACGCAAACCTCGGCGGAAGCACATTTCCTTTTGGCAAAGACACTGCTCGCCTCCGGTCGACGGGAGGATGCGTTGGCTGCGTTCGAGGAAGCCGCCACTTTGTTCGAGCAGGCAGCGTTGCCTGACCGCAGCGCGGCCGTCAGGGAGTACCGTCGTCATAGCGACGAGCAACGAGGCGGGCCACACGGGGAGTGAGCATGTCCGAAGGAAAGATGTACTCCGGCAACGACCCGCGCCTGGGACTCCTCCTGGAAGGCATCGTCAAGCTGGCAGCCGGTGACCTCCACACGAGGATCGAAGTCTCAAACGCACGCGACGAAATCGACGCCGTGATCATGGGTACCAACCTCCTGGCTGAGGACCTGCAGATCGTTTACGAGGAACTGGAGCAGCGGGTCCAGGCGCGCACCCGGCAGCTCAACGAAGCCCACTTGGCGATGCAGCACATGGCCATGACGGATCCCCTGACCGGCTTGAACAACCGATCAGCTTTTGCCACGGCGCTTAGCGAAGCACAGGCACGCGGTGTTGAGAGCGGCCTCAAAGCAGCCATCCTCCTCCTGGATATGGACGGCTTCAAAACAATCAACGACTCCCTGGGGCACACCATTGGGGACAAGGTCCTGGAAACGGTGGCCACCAGGATCACCGGGGCCGTCCGCGAGCAGGACATGGTGGCCCGCATGGGCGGGGACGAGTTCGCCGTGCTTATTCCCGACGTCACCCCGGCCGCAGCGGCATCCATTGGCAACCGGATCCTCGCTGCCGTCATAGGCCCCATGGAGATTGAAGGGCAACACCTGCGTTGTGGGGCCAGCATGGGCCTGCGGATGGCGGACCCCGGGCACCGCGCCGAGGAATTGATGATGGAAGCGGACATCGCCATGTACGAGTCCAAGGCTGACGGTCGCGGCAAACTCAAGGTGTTCGAGCCAGCCATGCTGCATGCCCGGCAGATGCGGAACCAGTTGGTGGGTGAGCTCAAAGAGGCAATCACCGGCTCGCAACTGGTGCTGTTCTACCAGCCCATCATCCGGCTTGATACCCGCGAAATCGAAGGTGTGGAAGCGTTGGTCCGCTGGAACCACCCCACCCGTGGGCTCATCATGCCGGACGAGTTCATTCCCATTGCCGAGGAAACGGGAATGATTTCCGACCTGGGCGGCTGGGTGCTCCGCACCGCCGTCGAGCAATTGAAGCAATGGCGTACCGACCCCCTCACGGCGGGTCACAACTTCAGCATGCGCATCAACGTTTCAGCGGCGGACCTGCAGCGGCTGGAGTTCATCGAAGACGTCCGCGAGGCCTTGGCGTCGGCTGGTCTGGACCCGTCGCTGCTGGTCCTGGAGCTTACCGAGAGCGCCGTCATCCAAGGCAACGACCTTGACCGCTACACGCTCAACAGCCTGCGCCGGCTGGGGGTGGGATTGGAAATCGACGATTTCGGCACCGGTTACTCCTCCATCAGCTACCTGCGCCAGCTCCCAGTGGATACGGTCAAAGTGGACCGGACCCTGCTCTCGGCGCTGGGCAGCGACCCGTCCCAGCCCGCGCTGCTGGCCGCCGTGCTGCAGTTGATCCGCGCCTGTGGCCTCGCTGCAGTGTGGGAAGGCGTAGAGACTGCCGACCAGGCCGAGTATCTCCTCAGCATCGGGTGCACCAGCGGCCAGGGGTACTACTTCAGCCGGCCCTTGCCCGAGGCGCAGCTGACCGAGCAGCTGAAGCACCACAAGACCTGGCCCGTCAGTTGATGGTCCGGGTCCAGGGGTGGTGCCGGGTGCGCCATTCGGAGTCGAGAATCGCGTAGATATTTTCCGTTGCCCACTGGCCCTTGTAATGCCAGTTATCCACCAGGGTGGCTTCAAGCCGCATGCCCAGGCGCGTGGCAATTCCGGCCGATCCTTCGTTGAGGGCGTCCAGTTTGGCGTCAACCCGGTGGAATGACAGCGTTTCGAAGGCAAGCCGCAGGACCGCCTCCGCTGCCTCTGTGGCGAAGCCGTGGCCCTGGGCATCCGGGTGGAGAATCCAGCCAACCTCGGCTTGTCCGGTCCCTTCGAGCCATTTCAGCACTACCTCGCCAAGGAGGCCAGGCTGGTCCTTCCGCTCGATGGCCAGGCACACCCAGTCGCCTTCCTGCTTGAACTCGAAGTTCGCGTAGCGGCCCAGGACTTCCATGGCCTTGGTCTTGCTCAGTTCGTTGCGGAAAAGGAAGCGGGCCGTTTCGGGAAGGGACTGGTAGCCGTGGAATCTCTCAAGGTCCTCGGCGTCGAAACGGCGCAGAATGAGTCGGTCTGTGATGATGGGGAGCTCAATTTCGGGCATGTCTTCGAGGCTACTAGGTGGGAGCAGATACTGGTCCAGTCTT from Arthrobacter sp. StoSoilB20 includes these protein-coding regions:
- a CDS encoding EAL domain-containing protein — translated: MSEGKMYSGNDPRLGLLLEGIVKLAAGDLHTRIEVSNARDEIDAVIMGTNLLAEDLQIVYEELEQRVQARTRQLNEAHLAMQHMAMTDPLTGLNNRSAFATALSEAQARGVESGLKAAILLLDMDGFKTINDSLGHTIGDKVLETVATRITGAVREQDMVARMGGDEFAVLIPDVTPAAAASIGNRILAAVIGPMEIEGQHLRCGASMGLRMADPGHRAEELMMEADIAMYESKADGRGKLKVFEPAMLHARQMRNQLVGELKEAITGSQLVLFYQPIIRLDTREIEGVEALVRWNHPTRGLIMPDEFIPIAEETGMISDLGGWVLRTAVEQLKQWRTDPLTAGHNFSMRINVSAADLQRLEFIEDVREALASAGLDPSLLVLELTESAVIQGNDLDRYTLNSLRRLGVGLEIDDFGTGYSSISYLRQLPVDTVKVDRTLLSALGSDPSQPALLAAVLQLIRACGLAAVWEGVETADQAEYLLSIGCTSGQGYYFSRPLPEAQLTEQLKHHKTWPVS
- a CDS encoding GNAT family protein yields the protein MPEIELPIITDRLILRRFDAEDLERFHGYQSLPETARFLFRNELSKTKAMEVLGRYANFEFKQEGDWVCLAIERKDQPGLLGEVVLKWLEGTGQAEVGWILHPDAQGHGFATEAAEAVLRLAFETLSFHRVDAKLDALNEGSAGIATRLGMRLEATLVDNWHYKGQWATENIYAILDSEWRTRHHPWTRTIN